The following coding sequences lie in one Methanohalophilus levihalophilus genomic window:
- a CDS encoding RNA 2'-phosphotransferase produces MIRRCQEHGYFRGENCPECGEKGRYLLDDEREQRLGRFVSGALRHFPDDLGLQMDLQGWVDLDRFCAVMKKRYPWTSEDRLVGLVESDTKKRYEIEDRYIRARYGHSVDVDLDHPVCDSEFLYYGVSQEEVEMLLDQGISPIRQTYVHLSTSRQRANEAASVHTDNPIVLKINALEASEEGIEFICANEDIALTEYVPSEFISIEDDD; encoded by the coding sequence ATGATTCGCAGGTGTCAGGAGCATGGTTATTTCCGGGGAGAAAACTGCCCGGAATGTGGTGAAAAGGGTCGTTATTTGTTGGATGACGAAAGGGAACAACGTCTTGGACGTTTTGTTTCCGGAGCTCTGCGCCATTTCCCTGATGATCTGGGACTCCAGATGGATTTGCAGGGATGGGTTGATCTTGACAGGTTCTGTGCCGTCATGAAGAAACGATATCCCTGGACAAGTGAAGATCGTCTGGTTGGACTTGTGGAGTCGGATACCAAGAAGCGGTATGAGATTGAAGACAGGTACATAAGAGCACGCTATGGGCATTCTGTTGATGTCGATCTGGATCATCCAGTATGTGATTCAGAGTTCTTGTATTATGGTGTCAGCCAGGAAGAAGTTGAAATGCTGCTGGATCAGGGAATTTCCCCGATAAGGCAAACATATGTTCACCTAAGCACTTCCAGGCAGAGAGCAAATGAAGCTGCTTCTGTTCATACGGACAATCCAATAGTTTTAAAGATAAATGCTCTTGAAGCTTCAGAAGAAGGCATTGAATTCATCTGTGCTAACGAAGATATCGCACTTACGGAGTATGTACCTTCAGAGTTTATCTCCATTGAAGACGACGATTAA